The genomic segment AATAGAACATTGGCCTTATAAATACAAACACATTTGAACTCATGGTCTGGTTGTATGAAATGGGAAGCCAGTCCAATGATTCTCTTCTTGCAATATCAAATAGAACTCAGAACCAGAATACACATGTGCTCAAGAATTATATTATATGACAGGTAAGAAGATTTAAGAAAAAGTACCACAACTGTTAATTTATAAAGGGTTGAGTAAAAAAACATTAACACAGATGAGCAAATGTTGCTCTAAACATACATGTATTCACCACCACGAAGAGCATTGGCAGCACCTTTCCTCTCTTCTTCAGCCTCCTTTTCTCTCTCCTTCCAGCTCTCATACGCATGATCATCGGTTTTCAACTCGTGTCGACATATCGGACAAGAATTGTGCTCATCCTATCAACCATTTATCAACAAAACCAATCAATAAAATGGACATTCTCAAGCTCAAAAGTTGatgtcatttatatgaatgattAATTGATTATTTTCAACTCATGTGCATATTGGACAAGAATTTTGCTCATCCTATCAATCAATTAGTAATAAAACCAATCAATAAAATGAAAATTCTCAAGCAGAAAGACAAGATAAAAATTTCAACTATGAAACTATAGTAGCATTTTATCAAAAAGTTGATGCCATTATATGCATGATCCTCAGATTTCAATTAGTATCGACAAGTCAGGAGAAGGATTTGTGTTCATCCTGTCAACCATTTATAAACAAAACCAATCAATAAAATGAAAATTCCCACGTAGGAAGACAAAAATATCAACTATGGAACTAATAGTAACATCAAATCAAAAAGTGGATGCCACTTATATGCATGATCCTCAGATTTCAACTCGTATTGACTTGTCGGACAAGAATTTTTGTTCATCCTATCAACCATTTATCAACAAAACCAATCAATAAAATGAAAATTCTCAAGAAGGAAGACAAAAATATCAACTATGGAACTAATAGTAACATCAAATCAAAAAGTGGATGCCACTTATATGCATGATCCTCAGATTTCAACTCGTATTGACTTGTCGGACAAGAATTTTTGTTCATCCTATCAACCATTTATCAACAAAACCAATCAATAAAATGAAAATTCTCAAGAAGGAAGacaagaaaaaaattataatctCAACTATGGAACTATAGTAACTTTGAATCAAAAAGCTGATGCCATTTATATGAATAGTCATCAGTTTTCAACTGGTGTTGACATATTGGACAAGAATTGTGCTCATCCAATCAAAGAAAATTCTCAAGCAGGAAgacaagaagaaaaaaataaacatataaatatGGAACTATAGTAACATCAAAACAAAAGTTGATGGCATTACCAGCCATGGCTTTAGGCATGGAGGGTGGAAAGTGTGATTGCAAGGCAACTCTTGCATCTTATCATTCACAGCCAAATTCTCTTTGCAAATGGCACACTCTGCCTCTTTATCAAGCTTCTCCAATACCTCTTTTGTAATGGTGACGATTGGAAGCTTGGCCACTACTTCTTTACTAGCTGGTGGCACTCTCGGTGCTGCTCTGTCATCCTCCATTATCTTTATAAatttcaagtaaaagaaaaataatattactTCATAAGAAAATGCTAAACAACATAAAAATCAAGTTGAATCAATTGTTCAGATAATTTGTTGTAGCATTATTTTCTAGTGTACAACTTTAGAAACTACAAACTAGAATAGAAGGGCTAATCCACATTTTCGCAATGGTGCTTTTCTTTATAATTCTTTACAAAATAGCATTCTCGATACACTCTCAACATCAGCATCATGTCGAATTTACTCTAAACAATTATCAAAAGAGACCATTTTGGAAAGTGACATCAACAGATTACTCATAATTAGAATGTGGTGTAATACCGGTAGTAGAAAATCATCTAAATTTTCCATGAGGGATTGAATTAGACTGGCAGCTGCAGGATCAGAGGGGTTCTCATCTTCAAGTGCAGCTGCTATTGATTGGGAAGAAGATTCAGCTGGCAAGAGTGAAGCTGCAGCGTTCAAAAGATTTGCTTGAACAAGCCATTGAGGCTGTGGTGGCTCTCTATCAACCGTTAGATGACCCTCAAACAAATATCCTGAAATTGATCAAGACTAAACTAAGACTCGAAATTGAAGAAAACCCATTTCAAATGAATACCATAATCGAAAAAATACCTCGTGAGCTGGTGGATTGGGATGAATGGGAGGGATTATCTTCCTGGTGCAAAACCTCCTTAGCCTGAGAAATACAAGACAGCAAATGGGTCTTCTGAGAAGAGTCGGAAACCAGGCCGTGGGCCTGTTCGAATAAGCCCATTCCGGCAGCCCAGAACCCTGGCGAGGTGTACCTCGTCTTTAAGACCGTCGCAACTCGGCAAAGAACAGAATAGAACTACAAACCCGAATTTTGAACTTTTGTCAAAAACCCATAAACGTAAAAcacacataaaattcaatatggaATCAGAGAATGAAACAGTACCAATCTTTGAATAGAAGGGGAAGAAGAGGTGTaacgatgaagaagaagagatttGAGGGCTGATACCGCGTCCTCGAACTTTTGCTTCTTTGATAGATCTCTCTGCAATTCCTCCAATTGTTGTTTCAAACCATTTTCATCACTCTCCATCTCTGGTTTTCTCGTATTTTGATTCTGGTTTTGGTCTCTGTGtatatatgaatatgtatatgtatatatatatatatctccgGGAATAGGATCTCTGATATTTTCTTGTGAAGGGGGTCACCTTCACCGACCCGTCCGGGGAAAGGTTTGGGGAATATGATTGGGTGTGCTACGCTCCTTGTAAGCTCACGGTGAACCCGACTCATCCAATCATGTGTAGCCACATGGCGGTAGGGTCAAACTTTGATCAATGGTTGGTCGACAAGCACGACTCTGGTTAACCAATGTGCAAGAATTATATTTAAACGACACGTTGTTATTAGAATTTTACACAGAAAACGACATTAAAACGACATGAACTTTATTTAAACGATTTGACAATAAAACGACTTGACAAATAAACGACATAAAATCTAAAgttttaaattccaaaaaaaaaagttcttCGAAACGATCTGTCGTTTTGTGCCCAGtattattatgttttctttgGTCTATGGTTGGTCCAAAACACGACTCTAGTTAGTCAATCTGCAAGGATTATATATTTAAACGACGTGTTGTTGTCAAAATTTTACACAAAACGACATGAAGTCCCTTATTGCATAAACCGAAATGtcgtttttatttaaaaaattgtaCTCAATGCTCTGGTTTCTTATTTTTTTTGGCCACGCCTGATCAACATGCCGTAAAACAACGTGTTATTAAAattttacacaaaaaaaaaaacgacATGATGTCCTTTATGTAATAAAACGACATGAATTTCTTTGAAACAACCTGTCGTTTTGTACCCTACATTCCAATCTTGTTTTAGTTTCCTTTTTTCTGGCCAACGTAAGAACTACGTGTCGTATTTAATTAGTGAGAAAACACATTTTTTTGAAGGATAAACTTTAAGACAAATGAAACTTTTTTTCtagttaattataaaaatatgataaaataaaattgtaTGTTATTTcatccaaaataaataaataataaactatTTTATAAGAAAACTTACTCATTACAGATAATACTAGAATAAAACAAACAAGATTATAACTTTGTCCTACTATGTCAACAATCACTCTCACTAAACTCAGTTACAAGCCAATTTCAATTggcatcattttttttctttcaaagaatctaaataaaattacaatgaGATGTCATTTCTAAAATCTTCAAGTCAATATTGTAGTTGTCAAACTATAGCTTCAATTCTTGGCTCAAAGGAGAATGCAGACATGAAATCCACAGATTTACCATCAACACAACACTTAGGCAAATCAACCCATTCATTGCTCACCAAATCACACACAACATAGCTGAAAAGCTCTGCAGAGTTCAAGCAGATCAAAATCTGATCCCCAGCTCCAACACAGTTTATATCCACCTTCTTGCCATACCAGGCATGTGACATTGCTGGTGGCATTGCCGCGACTTGGCGCCAAGCTCGAGTCACCTCGTCATACCACCAGACTCTTAAGCTGGCGCTTTCGAAGAACTCAGACAAAAGCACAACCAGCATTTTTCCTCTACACTCCACCACATCAATGGAGTACTCACAGAACACGGGTAGCAGCCTTGGATACTCGAAAAAGGACTTGGTGTTAAGATTGCAGGCCACAACTTTCCCAGTTGAGCTTAGGAAATAAACAATCTCCTCACCATTTTGATTAGTGATCACTGATGAGTATTGCTTACATGGGCTTCTTTGCATATTGGTGGCTACTACATTTCCAGCTTTGCTGAGGAAGTAAACAGCATTGTCTTCATTGTCTGTTATAGAGTTTTCATCCTTGAATTGGTGTAATTCAATCTCTTCTTCCCACGAATTAGTAATGGAGTTGTAGACTTTGAATGAGAGCTTTGGAAACTCGCCAAACGCTAAGGTGAGTTTGTTGTTGTTGTGAGAATGGTTGTTCATCACAATGGCATGAAGAGGTTGGCTTTGTAATGGCGAATCGAGCAAAGGGACTTGGCTGCAGGATCCTGAAACTGGGTTGCATAAGATTAAATCACCAGATAAATTGCGAAAACAGATCAAGCCACCAGAGGCTGCAACCGGCATTGAGCTGTAGTTGGAGCTTTTCTGAAGGAGAGGTGGGTGATTAAGCCTTTTCCAAGTCTTTTCAGCAGAGTCAAAGACAACCATTCGGTTGAGTTGGGGATCAACCATGAAGAACCATGGATCTCTTGATGGTATTCCTGAGCAGGCAAGCTTAAAACTTTCAGAAGCTGCCACTGATTTCCATCTTTTGCAGACTGAAGTTAGGCGAAAGAATGTGGATGTTGGTAGCCATGAAAGGATTCTTTCAAGAACATCTTGGTTAAGCTCTTCCATGGAGAAATTGCTGAGAATGCAACTGTCTTTTTCTTCAAACTTTCTCTTTCGATtagttagagaagatgggttatCATCATTGAGCGCCATTAGCCAAAAATCAGTGAGAAAAACTGCAGAAAAAACCATATAAAGTACTTAGCTTTACCatcaaaataaacttaaaaaaagtaaaaaaaaaaatatctctaTGAACTAAAAATCTCAAAAGGGTTACTTCCTTTCCTACCCAACTacggttctttttttttttttcttcccacAAATCTAAAATGAAATGTAGAGACTAAAAATCCAAGACACTAAAGTAGACCCACTGGGAAAAAATATCAAACAAGATGAGGACATTTCCATTACAATCTCTGCTCTCGATTTTTAACTCAGAAAAAGGAAACTAATTTAAAAGGACAAAAACAAAGACAGGACACAAAAAATATAGATATTGGGCAGAATAGCAGAACAGATATCTCACTGAAAACGAATTCAGATCAGAAAGACAGACAGAGACTACAAAGATTCCCACACTCAATAATGCTTACACTTATTAGTACTAAAATTCCAAGAATCAAAAGGACTAAACAATGAAAACGCATCAAGTTAAATAATGaccaaagaagaaaacaaaaagaaaataaaacatgtgaactaAGAAAGGGAAGAAAGATAGATACCTGGTGGTGGGTTGGTGCGGCTGAGGAGGACTGAAATGGAAGACAGTGAAGGGTTACACTTACACTACGCTAGTAAGGTTTTGGCTTTGGTTCTTTTTAGGAAAATGGGTGTTGAGAATGAGTACGAGTAGGGTCAGAAACTCACTCAAACTACACATATAAATTGACAAGGCGAGAGGAGCcaaaggaggaggaggagaaggaagcaaggTGGGAAGCTTCCTCACCAAAgctctttcctttttcttttcttttctttttcttttggttttgggGCGTTGACACTTTTTCTCAAGAGACCTTAGGCCGAGTGCGAGGCACACACGAGGGCTTCAATCCTTTTATCCGacatttttatgatattttattgtatatatgaaaaaaaaaagagagagaaaacgaAAGTGAGTGTATGTGTGTGTAAATGTCTAAACTTGTATATGTTGCTTTTCTCATACTCTACTCACAAAGTGAAAGTAGAGAAGAGAGAGTAGTTGACTATGTGAGTGAGCGAGCTTAGTTTGGCTTTGTGAAAATTCTTAGGCATTGGATTCTCAAAGATCATACaaaaaatgagccacacttgcaattaaaaaaaaaaccacttTAGTATTCACTCTTTTCTTTGCTACTACATGAAAAAAAGAGAAAGGAGAATTGGGTTTCAAAGAGAACCAATACCCCACATCATACCAAACCTCACTTATGCcatttttcttttaaagtttttatttttaacatgTAATGTCAAAGGGTCTGCTGACCTTACTAAAAAGCAAAAGCAAAAAAAACCCATCTCTCTCTATATCTCTatctctatataaatatatatatatatatatacatagctaTGCTTCTTCTGTTTCTCGTTAAGGAATCTtgttcttctctctttttttttcttactctCTCTCACTCACAAAGTCAATGAGTAGAATCTTGGCTCTACAGGCCAAGCCAAGCAAAGCACTTGTTCTGTTCTCATAGTCATAGATAGAAGAACCGTATAAGAAAACACTCAAAAGAGAAGAACAAAAAGCCACTAATTACGTTCACTTTTGATTAGATGAGTAATAAACAAATCATTTTTGTTTAGGTTTTGTTTGGGATGATGAGATTGATCCATGACACAAAATGCTGCAGAGATCTCGATGCCATGCACTGTGCTACATACAtacaactaataataataataatatttttcttttcaaaataatatatattaataataatattttgaaaaaaaaaagaaaattatttgggCTCGGGTCTCCAAGATTTTGCCttgctctttctttctttctttctttccctaTTTCTGAACCAAAGTTGAACAGAATTTGTCTTTACCATAAAAATGTAAACGAGGGTGCCCGTGTTCCCACTTTCCAAGATATtaaaaatctatatttttgaaaaaataaataaataaaaaaataataataatgtgagCTTGTATTATTGTCTAATTATTTCTTCTGGTGAAAAAGTAAGGTGCATGGAAtgttgggattttttttttaaattattttatagtaTCATATTTACTTGATAAATCGTATGTTACACTTAGGTTAGGTTGTGTTTGGTTATAGTGATATGAATAATAATGTTAGAGTTATTTGCCACAAAACTCTATTGTTTTGCAAAAGTTGTGACAAACCccaataaaataaattttgtggCAAAATTTCTTTCGGTTATTGGTTTGTTGCAAGTTACTCATTTTAGATATTAAATACTGTAATCAAGTAAAGTGACAACTAAAATACAAGTGTTATAGGGTTAAAtgtcaaaaaataattaattattattttttaaaataataaatttaattaatagaaaaaataaatttaaaaactcttttcaattttaagttttgtttaataattaataacatgATGTTATTTGGTTATTGACAAAAATATACTTATGTGGAAGTCTtattcatttgaaaaaaaaattccattttttttctaaacaaaccaaataattaattgttcTTATTTCAAAGTATACAAGGAATTGCTTTTAACTTGGGATTTTTGTTCTCTAAATTCCAAAGTATATTTAGTTATGGATTTgatatagttttttatttatttataatttttaaataaattattgataAATCACTCTATATAGTAATACTTAAGAATCCATCCAGACCTATTTTCTTAGTGTATGTTAGCTTTCTTACTTTTTTTCCCTGTTGACTCGATTCTTcgacaacagataattaagaaaataagaggaagtgATTAGTGCTTAacgatgaaccgaaatagatgaatgatctttgtaaatggactggtgacacaattacgttttttaggtggttcaaaggttaaaatcattctactccaccaaccaatattattgttatatgcttggtattcttttacagggtatttccttacacaattgACTCCAACCCCtcgcaactcccagggtctccatatttataggagagggcacctgggggttggtcaggggggtcatcccgtgaccttcttatctaTCATATCACTTCtatgatattcatgattaattcctaaaacctgacacatgaactgtggtctaatcaataggtaaggaggataatgggccgcacggcccaacccagtcgtaggtgcctgaacacgcacgttcatgctgcgtgtccgagaagtcagggatatatcagacacgtgatgtctgatatatgcacgtttaccttgcgtggttgactttataaaaggtcacagcctccaactccagctcgtatcacgagctggatgcttccctcgacctgtggccttcagagtccggactcagtcCTTGAGTAGTCTTGGTGAACATTTTGGAttcccgagctaacgaggtaggacctgacgatggcagctccggtcatgggggatccacgtggctgatatgatTTAGGCCGTatttcagctcgctaatagcccattggaaaattagggcgtacacccCCAAAATTTCGTATTTATCAAAACACATTTGCCTCGAAAAGAGATGTTAAACTCAATAATAATTCAAccacttgattttttttattttaataatatatatgaatttatttatttgaagAGAAATCAGCTTTTATTTAGTTAAAATAGACCACAATTTTATTGGTCATGTgaattaaaaaaaacaacaacaaatctCACAAAGGAGATGACTcaaataccccccccccccccccccaaacacACAAATACACAGAACAATAAATCACATTTTAAAGATATTACACTTAAGTGGAAGTTATCATAACTGAATTTGTGataggtttatatatttttggatcctgtgttttgtttcattacttgtttggacctgtgttttgacaaattactttttggatcctatgttttgtaaaatggttaaaatagaatcctaaactcaattttgatgaagaaaaaattgaatataacaatacagtttttaagcagaatgattttatttttgttctggattgttagtttggtaaattatttgtgattttagttgagaaaacattgaccaaaatcaggtttagagttctattttaaatattttacaaaacatagggtccaaaaaataatttatcaaaacatagaGTTCAAACAGGTAATAAGACAAAATACAGGATctaaaaagtataaaccctttgTGATGCTACCTAAAAGTACACAATTTTGATCGATCTGAACGAGGGAAAGATCAAATTAAAATCAGCACAAACCAAAGTGATCAAAGGACAAGGGTAATAAACATCATTATTATAAAGACAAACCCAAACAACAACACAATATTCAATCATGCTTCACCGTGCACCAACCGGTTGCCCCGACCAAAGCCACAACCCAACCCACAAACTACTAGAGGAAAACCACACTCCCGAAACACCACACCCCATAGCCACAAGAGCAAGCCCACCCATCACCCAATGGCGTCAACCATCGGTCTGGTACCCACCAAGCTGCATAAACAGTGTTGACTACTAGGACACGAAGCTTGGAAAGGAAGCCAATCACCGAAGAACATAAGGGAAGTCTCGGTGgcaatgaataaccaaatgttGAGCACATATAGAAACCTCACATATTACAATCTCTTTACTTTATATAAGGGTATTGTTGTTCCTGTATATTTTTTATGTGAGACTTTTTTTCACATTTAATACGCTCTTTCGTGTTTGGGCTTGAAAGTGTGGACCTTATGAATGACCTTAGATACAACAGAACCGAACATGAATATTTGATAGAATGCCACAAGGCCGACTCAGGAAATTTGTGGGAATACACGCCGTCTGAAACAAGTCATAGAATCCAACATGAATCGACATACATTGAAAAAAATCATAGAATCCAACATGAATCGACATACATTGGAAAAATTCCTGCTCTTGATGCCATATCCATCTTAAAATTAGTTGTGTCAAGTGGAGTAACAATTTCCTTTATAAGGATATTGTTGTTCCTATGTATTTATTATGTGAGACTTTTTTCACATTTAATACCACAAGCCAAAGTGCCAAGTTGCAAAGATAGAAGCCCTGCCCCCCCGAGTGTAAACCCCCTCCGACGACACCACCCCTCTCGAGTAGGGCACACCAAACACACAACCAACACCCCGTCAAGAggagaaaaaaaaacaatgaaatcaaagagaaatttaaaaattaccttttaatttcttttttatttaataattttcatACTTTGAAAAAGTTTGTGGAATTTACTTATTTTTAAAGAGCATATCCACTCTACATTTTAATGTTGAAGGGTTTTAATCAAAATATAGGCATCGTATTTtccaataaaataattatttgagcAAAGGCAAAACAAGAACTCCTAACCCATATTATGGTACCTTTGAATAATTGCATTTTGTCAACTACATTACTAAACAAAGTTCACGAGTCCAAATTTAACcccataaaactaaaaataaagacGCTACCGTTGAATCCGAGATTTCGGTAAATATAGAAATCCCAGACAAAAATTCCCAGCTCAacgttattttttctttttttgtacgATGATGATGGGAGtgttaaaaaattataaacaaatcATAAGTGATAACTTTAATCAACTGTCACCCATGATTTCTACACTCTTGATTCCATTTCCATGAAAACCACGCTTCTTCAAGTTATGAGTTCCGACCTCCGCTGCTGCGGCCACCGCCACACTTGATGAAGTAAACCCAGAATCAATTTTATTAGCACTTTTATCTGGATCGGCATGGCCATTACTGTAAATTTCGATGTCCTTCGCAACATGGAAGGAGCTCAAGTCACAACCAACCATATCTATATCCTCTTCTTTATCAGCAGGGTACGGATGATGATTGGTTGCATCCAAGTCGTTTGCAATACCAGAATTTCCATAAACTGATCCGTTGCAACACGATGGGGCGGCTTGGTAATTGTTCAAGAATTGGTCCTTTTGACCTTGTCTAAAAGCTGGAGAGTTTGTTCCTCTACAACACAACTCTCTTTCGCTGCATGAAGACTCCTCGTTTGCAACAGGTGAGGCCTCGAGAATAGCCACATCAGTAACTGACTCAGAGTCGATTCGAATACGTGACTCTTTCTTATCCATCTCTGCACAACAATTACTGTCAGATAGCACAGATTCTGAAGAGGGAATTGGATATGCAGAGTCACCACGAGGAGAGCATTCAGTTTGTTCCATAGGGCTAAGCTCTACTTCAACATCGTCTATTTGCTGCTCCTCCAAAACAGACACAGAGGAGCAAACTGGGTCTGCAGATTCGCCGTGGGAAAAGCATTCAAGTTGTTTCTTCGGGCTATCCTCTACTTCTACTTCAATATCGACCGTCTGCTGCTGCACCTCCTTCGGAGGATCTGGAGCTCTAAGACAGGATGGTCGTGCCTTAACCCTGCCAAATGACAGAGAAACAAGACCATTTTAGTGTTTTCTTAGAAGGGTTTTCAACACCGAAAAGTATAAATGAAAATAGAATTAAGCGGAGTCCAAACAGCATAAGCAGAGTGGTTATCTCTTAAAGCTACTACAGAAAACAACGAAAGAAAAACTGTACATGAAAGAACTATGACCGGGATTACACACGTGGTACAAAGAGTACAAACATCTGCAATCTAAGAAACTCACCTGCTGTACAAAAGCATATATGCTCCCTGAGCAAGTACCTCTTCCAACTCAACTCTTGCAACCTAAGAAATATTAAATTATTACGGATAAGATAATCAAGTACCTCAAATAGATGGATATGCAAATATACAAAGATAAAAGAGAGACTACCCACCTTACAATCGTCAAGTCTGTACCAGTTCCCACCAAGATCCTTCGTATAGCAGATATAGTGACCAAAAAATGATGCATTCAGCATGTCCACATGAACCACAACTGCATAAAGCTTGTACACATCCATACCATCCTCTGCATCACTCATGTAAGGGCTAAGATCCAAAGTCTCGGGGAAAGTTACTCTCTTATTGAGCTTCCCAAATCTCCCACTCTGCAAATATTGGGCATATAGTGAATTCAGATATCACCAAAGGAAATCATAAACAACCAGAGTATAATATCATATAACCTACAAGAATTCACGACTATCAGCCCAAATTTATGACCATGCATGTCATTGATGTAAATAAATTCCTGTCTCGAAACTTGGTGTATTTTATACAAAGAAAGTTAAAAATATTCAGTTTTCGAATAGGTCCAACTCTATAAAGAAACAACTGCTACAAACAAGAAGAGTGAAGGTTAAACCTGAAATCTCTTCAATgcaatggttaaaatattaggaGCCCGTTTAACAGTAAGACGCTTTGAAGCCTTGACATAATCATTGCACCTGAGAAAAGGAGTAACATTGACCAGGATGGATACCCAGTAAGTAATAGCATTAAGAGAATGATAAAAAGCTTGTGATacagaataatatatatatatatataataaaagaacA from the Humulus lupulus chromosome X, drHumLupu1.1, whole genome shotgun sequence genome contains:
- the LOC133803277 gene encoding E3 ubiquitin-protein ligase AIP2; protein product: MESDENGLKQQLEELQRDLSKKQKFEDAVSALKSLLLHRYTSSSPSIQRLFYSVLCRVATVLKTRYTSPGFWAAGMGLFEQAHGLVSDSSQKTHLLSCISQAKEVLHQEDNPSHSSQSTSSRGYLFEGHLTVDREPPQPQWLVQANLLNAAASLLPAESSSQSIAAALEDENPSDPAAASLIQSLMENLDDFLLPIMEDDRAAPRVPPASKEVVAKLPIVTITKEVLEKLDKEAECAICKENLAVNDKMQELPCNHTFHPPCLKPWLDEHNSCPICRHELKTDDHAYESWKEREKEAEEERKGAANALRGGEYMYV
- the LOC133804777 gene encoding F-box only protein 13 gives rise to the protein MALNDDNPSSLTNRKRKFEEKDSCILSNFSMEELNQDVLERILSWLPTSTFFRLTSVCKRWKSVAASESFKLACSGIPSRDPWFFMVDPQLNRMVVFDSAEKTWKRLNHPPLLQKSSNYSSMPVAASGGLICFRNLSGDLILCNPVSGSCSQVPLLDSPLQSQPLHAIVMNNHSHNNNKLTLAFGEFPKLSFKVYNSITNSWEEEIELHQFKDENSITDNEDNAVYFLSKAGNVVATNMQRSPCKQYSSVITNQNGEEIVYFLSSTGKVVACNLNTKSFFEYPRLLPVFCEYSIDVVECRGKMLVVLLSEFFESASLRVWWYDEVTRAWRQVAAMPPAMSHAWYGKKVDINCVGAGDQILICLNSAELFSYVVCDLVSNEWVDLPKCCVDGKSVDFMSAFSFEPRIEAIV
- the LOC133807045 gene encoding ubiquitin carboxyl-terminal hydrolase 18, with amino-acid sequence MHVAGVSLDLNWFLQVIFTVFLIAVGLLHLVKNTASKYFEVGANFEGGDTTDRSPMPGVLLEDLACVVCGNSGPKKCSRCKAVRYCSQKCQEVHWKDGHKKDCKIVQSTNVNSTQKALRDSQSKTSGAGGKTFSGIALVPTSGSGTPKPIKQPKEILFPYGEFVDLFNWNKPGFLPCGLLNCGNSCFANAVLQCLASTRPLVAYLLEKGHRTECIRSDWCFLCEFQTHIERVSQSTQPFSPTNIISRLPNIGGNLGYGRQEDAHEFMRFAIDTMQSVCLDEFGGEKAVPPSSQETTIIQHIFGGLLQSQVICTKCDNVSNQYENMMDLTVEIHGEAASLEECLDQFTVKEWLHGDNMYKCDKCNDYVKASKRLTVKRAPNILTIALKRFQSGRFGKLNKRVTFPETLDLSPYMSDAEDGMDVYKLYAVVVHVDMLNASFFGHYICYTKDLGGNWYRLDDCKVARVELEEVLAQGAYMLLYSRVKARPSCLRAPDPPKEVQQQTVDIEVEVEDSPKKQLECFSHGESADPVCSSVSVLEEQQIDDVEVELSPMEQTECSPRGDSAYPIPSSESVLSDSNCCAEMDKKESRIRIDSESVTDVAILEASPVANEESSCSERELCCRGTNSPAFRQGQKDQFLNNYQAAPSCCNGSVYGNSGIANDLDATNHHPYPADKEEDIDMVGCDLSSFHVAKDIEIYSNGHADPDKSANKIDSGFTSSSVAVAAAAEVGTHNLKKRGFHGNGIKSVEIMGDS